The DNA region TCAAGTTTATCTCCTCCAGAAACACATTTGTGACAGAtggttaaaaattataaactatgaATGAGTGGCTAAAACTTTAGTAAATTAAAGACTTCATCTTATTTATATCCTTCTCTTGCCATAGGGAATTTGAAGTATCTTAAAGCCCCATATTCTGAAACCGTAAAATTACAGTAGAAAATCAAGGTCACAAACCTGTCAAGTGTCTAGATAGGTACTGCTTTGCAGACAAGGCAAAGGCAGAACACCACACATTTTCACTGTCAGGAGAAAAAAACACTAGGTGTTTTGTTAAAAGCTTTTCTTAGGAATTAATTCTTATTCAGTGGAGCCTAAGTGAAAATTAGACTGAGGATGTACACTTGTCTCATGCTGGCATGAGAGACAGATAAGCCGCTGCAGAGTTAACATTTCTCCCGGGGACACGACAGCCATGGAATGTCCTAACAGTCCCCTCTGAGTATGGCTTTCATTACTGACCAAGAACCCTTGTCCTCTAAAACCACAGACTATCAGAAATTTGCTCTTCGAGGTTATAGCAATAAAAATGCAACTTCCTACCTTTGCCTGGAGGATCCCAGGCAACCTAACACAAAGCGGCAGCCTTGATTTCCAGCCCAGGAGCAGGATCTCAAATATCTCTAAGAAAATAGGACCCTGGGTCCCTTCTCAGTTCAGAGCTGACAATGACCTGTTTATCGCAGCCCTGCTTTGAGCTTACCAAAGCACGGCTTCATTTCACTTTTACCTACTTCCACCCCGCCCCTAAATCCTTGGAGGACTCCTTTCCTGTGCCCGGTGAGATGCCCACAGCTCCTCTGGTGTGTGGTCTCCATGGTTACCAGACTACAGATTTACCCCGGTGGCTGGGATGGGTGTTCTGCATACAGGGTGCCACAGGAAGAAGTGGACGGTGTCCGGATCTTTGTGACAGATCCTGTCACATCTCCCAACTGTCTGACCGACAATTCCATGTAGATGTCCTACCAGCACACTGGTCCCAGCTCGGCCTAACCCAAGCTCCTCTTCAAACGTGTTTCTCCTCTAATACTTCTTTCAGTGAACGCACCACTGTCCACCTAAACCCTTCGATCCCACTCCCTCTTCATCACTACACTACAGGCCCtcatttctctcccctccttaATCCATCGGTCACGCCGCTGCCAAGTGTGATCTTTTCAAAACCCTTGCTGGAAGGTCTTTCTGGGCATCCCTACAGACTTAAGGTCAACATCCAAACTCCTCAGCAAGACAAACAAGGCCATTCATGGCTTAATTTCTGCCCACCTGTCCGTCCATTCTGAATCTGCCACCGGCCCGGAAATGCTGGCCATCCAGAGCTGCTCTGGGTCCCGGATGGGCTTCCCTGCATCTGCGGGGACCACACTCCACCTGAACTGCTCTCCACCCCAGCCCTCTCTCCTCAGCAGGTGGGGATCCTCAGCACGGGGCCCGCGCTCTCCCTCTCCGGGCTCACGAGCCAACGAGCACGTACAGAAGAGGACTGTGTCCGTGGGATGCTAGCATCCTCCACGCCCTTACAGGAGATGCAAGACAGTGCTGCAAACGCCGAAATGCTGGGGTTTCTGAAATTGATACTGGGATCAAGTCTCTTGGATGATGCTGGAATGATTGATGGATCTCAAccctgctccctcctcagcgATGAACCAACAGGAGACTTTCAGTCGGCCTGTCACACAGGTTAGGCTGATGAGCGCCATAAAAGCAGCAAAGCGTCAGAGAAGAGTAATTCGTTCTGGTGACACCCAGCATTTTAGTTTGTATGTAACAAAGCTGTACTTAGTGCTTagctgaccttgaacaagtcacttcacctGAGCCTTAGTTCCTACTGTGTAAAACAGACACAAAAGTACTCAGAAGACGGAATGAAAATTAAAGCTAATAATAAATGCCTCACACAGAACAGACCCAAGTGATACTTCCTTTTCTGACCCCCTTCCCCCATGGGCCTCCCCACCTTCTCACACAGCTCTGGAAAAATCTTTCCGTTTCTAGTCCCTGGCTACAGGGTAAGATGTCAGCAGGCAATCCCCAAGCAGAGCAcccaggtggggagggaggaggctgagcaCGAACAGCACTGCCGTGGAACACTGTCAGATGCTGAAGTCACTTGGAAGAGTCTGCTacgccacccccctccctccttcagtGGGGTCGGCTAGCGCTTTGCAGCCTGTGCCTCCTTCTCCACCAGTACTCCTTTCCTAAAGCTCGGGTGGCTGTCCACGTGGTCAGGCCTTCCATGGCCCTGGCCTCTTCAGCGATCTCGTCCTCGAACCTGTCTTGCTCCCAGGATCAAAGCATAGGCCTTGGCCTTACCAATAAATACGGCTTTTCCATAATCCCAATTCTGAGCAGCCACCTCTTCCCTTGCCATGTAGGACCCTGAGCCCACCATGTATTCACAAACTCCCTCTCGTATCCTCGCAGCTCTCCTTCCTGCGGAACTCCGAACTCTCTAGCAGCCGCCTGTAGCACTCAGTAAACGCCACCGCGCCTGGCCTCCCATCCCTCTCTGACCCGAACGTCCGCCCCTCTCTCCTTGCTGTTCCTGAAACACACTGGGCCTGCCCCCCACTGCAGGGCTGTTGTGTTGTCCCACTTTCCTCCTGCGGATGCTCATCAAGTAAGCCCCGCAAGGAAGGCTGaggccctgggctctggggctgTGTTCGTGCTGGTGTCTTTCACTGAGTAATGGGAGGAGAGGCCTGCTCCCAGGATGGGGGAGAGTTCAGACTTGGATATGCAGAGTTGGTCCTGTGAACATCTAAACCTGTTGAGACAGCTCAACAGGTGCCTCCGAAGTTGGAGAAAGGGCCAGGCTGGAGCTGCGGACGAGGCATCAACACCTGAGAGCAGAATGCCTTGGGAGCGCGAAGAGCACAGAAGACCACTGGCATGAACAGCCGCACAGGAAAGCTCTCTAACAGGCGTGGCTGCTAGCCGAGCAGGAGGAAAGCTAGGGCAAGGACTCAGAGGCACCCAAGGAGATCGGGCTTTTGTATTTAAATAGACTACAGCTATGACTAAGTTTCTAGGACACCATGAGGCTTGTGCAGGCTATTTTCATGGATCCTGTTCTTGCatgacaggcacagggagaaTGTGGAGAAGGGAAAAGCATGGGGTCCAGACTCACACTCCTGAGCTCAAATCCAGGTTCTGCACTTACAGGTGACTTCGTTTCAATGCGCCCATGTCCTTGTCTGCAAAACCAGGTGACCGACAAAAGCGGAGGTGGAGGGCACATCTGAAGTGCTCAGAGCACATATTCAGTAAATGAGCTGCGAGCAGGACACAGTAACCTGGAAAGCAGGCTGGCCCTCAGCCAGGGTcccagtgggagggacagagaataAAGAAGCAGCCCCTTATgatgcagagaacaaaagctgcCCCGAAAGGAGAGTGGGAGGGTCTGCTAATCACCAGGCTGGAGAGAAAGCAGTGGGTTTCcgaggagagggatggggggggaTAAAAACAGGACAGAAACGTGACTTTGCAAAGGGGCTAAGACAGGCATTCCTAACCACAGTTATCGGGATCACTTGTAGAGCCAAGCTCGGGTTCTATTTCCAGACATTCAGTAAATCTGAGGTGAGGTCTGGGACACAGCTCTTAAAAAAATCTCCACGTGATTATGACATGTCACCTGAGTGGAAAATCATGGCAAGGCTGTCAAAAGGTCTCCCAGGGCAAAATTCTCCTGAGAaaatgcagggggtggggtgagaacAGAACCCACCAACACCCTGGCCCCCCAGAGTTCCTGCCTGGTTCTCAGCTCCACCCTGCTCTCGGTGACCACAGGGCCAGAGAGCCCAGTGAGAAGGGGACGGCACAGGCAGGAAAGGTATCAGGACCCTAAAGGACTCAGGTGTGAGTTAGCCCAAGCTCCCACATTCTCCACCTACTTCTTAAACCAAGAGTTATTCTTGGTGCATCAATCCTAATGGGAAAACCAGGGATGTATAGTATTTTTTGCCTAAATCATTACACAATCCAATCACAAAACCCCACATTGATCATGTTTCTATTTATATGTCAAGTTAGACACTGAGTCTTCACAGGAATCCCATGAGATAGGTTGCATTATGctggttttacagatgaagagttCATCTAAAGCACGTTCTCCTGACTGCATTcactcccagcccagccctcctcctATGACCCCACCCTTCTAGTGGTCTCCTGCACCCCTCCGGCTCCTCATCTAAAAACGTGAGGTGTGACAGGGGAGACCCTAAACCACGTCCTAAGATGAGCTGTTCTCCCAGCTGTCTGGTATACCTGCAGCAGCATGATGGAGTGGGAAAGCACAAATTCAGGTTCAAAGCTTCCATTAGCCAGCTGGGCCTGACTTAGAATTACAGTTCTGCCACTCACTGACCAATACTGAGCAAGTTATTTCAATGCCCTGACCTTCAGATGCCTCCTCCAGAAACCGCGAGCAAACCACCCACCTGAAAGGATACTGATATAGGAGGGTCAAGCACTTAAGACAGGACAATTTACTGAGCTCAATGTTCCTTCCCTTTTCCAGCCCACTCCCAGACTAGGGCCAGGCGGCACACAGCAGGAAAACTGTCAGGGAGGCATTTGGGGCAGCTGGTGACAGAACCCATCACCCAAACATCCTCCTACTTCCTAAACTATTCTCATATTTTGGGTAAATGACCATATGATTTTGGGTGGGCAACAGGGAATGCTTTAATTCTGATAGTAGCTCTAGGCCAGTGAATTTGCCAACTCTTGCCCAAGATTAAATATTGTTCTTAAGATCCTGGAGAAATCTACCAATTTGGCAGGTTGGAATTGTTGGTTATTATTTACAGGTTTGTTTCCAGTGATCTTTAAAGTGTCAGGTGACATTTCCCAAATGTCTGCCTGATAGAAGAACATAAAACAAAGTCCAGATTTCCAGGCAGGGGTTTCTCTGCTGCTCACACAAACTAGATCTGAGGTGCCTCCCACGACGGTGCTTCATCTCCCAGCCTACCACGCACACTGTAAGCTCTCTGCATTTTAACAGCGAACAGAAACCCATCCGAGTGTGCCTTACCCACTGCTGGGGACAACTGGATTCAAATGAGCTTCTTAACTTCTTGCACTGAGAAGCGtcctctgtgttctcatctaAACACTTCCAGTATTCATCCCGGGCTCCCCAGCAAGCCTGTCTTTCTTTCATAGACGGGGCTGCCATTCCTAGTGGGCTCAAGCTGTCGGCCAAAATAACATTTGATGTTAACGAGGGAACTTGTCGTTTCAGAGAAGGCAAGGCACTAACACTGTCGTTCCTTCCCGCCCCCTCTTTCTGAAGTTCTACCTTGGGATTTTAACGACGCAGCTGAAATCCATCAGTTCTAAGTTAACGATACCTTAAGACCACTCGCTTTTGAAGCTTATCTCCTACACTGTGAAACTGGGCCCCAAGCCGGGCGGCGGCTTGGTCTCACGAAGCCGAGTTAGACCTGTGGTTCTCTCACAGTCCTGTCACTCAGAGTAGCTCATTTATCCTCTCGAGCttgtctccccatctgtaaaacgggggtAGCAGGGCCCATTTTACAAGGTTGCCGTTCGAACCAAACTGCTGTACAAATAAATGCACGGGGTCAAAGTGACCCAGCAGGGCCAGGAGTGCTACCCAGTTGTGCAGAAGAGGAACGCGAGGCGCGCGGAGTCGGCGACCGCCCGGGGCCCCATTCCACCACGCACGCCCGCCGGGCCCCAGCGGCAAGATGACCTCTCGCCCTCCCGGCACCAGGTTCCCTTCGGCGCCCACGGGAGGAAAGGGCCATGAAACCCAACaaactgggggcggggggggggcagggaggagggcccGGTGCCGAGTCCTGGCGCCCGGCGGCTCGCCTCGCCCGCGGGGGCTCAAGCAGCGtagaactcaccaccccaaggaAGCACTTCACACAGCGAATCAGCACGCCTGCTTGGAGTGACCCTTACGGGATCCCGTACACCGTTCAAGGGGGCGGGACTTCCGGCTCCGCTCTCTCTCCTATTGCAGTGACTTCCTGCTGGGCGGGCACGGGAGGTGGTGCCTGGGGGCGTGGAGGTGGAGAGTGGGTGGGGCTCTGTCGCTGCTCTGAGCAGCCTCAACCCTACCGGTGGGTGTGTGCCTCGGGGATCCGAGGCTTTTAACAACTGTGAGGGTCTGTGCTCCTTTCGTGAATCTAAATTTCTATGTATATCTCACCCCGCGCCACCTGGAAGGCTTGACTTTCGAGTCCTGCCGGACAAGGCGGTTTGGGTGGAAATTTGCACCCGAGGGATGAGAGCGAGACGAAGTGCTTAAAGGTGACAGCTTAATTGCAAGCTTCCTAGATAGAGATATgtagagagggtgagggagaggaagaaagatggggagagggaaagagagggggaggaggagggggaaatggggggtagagggaggacCCAGGAGATTTGGCAAATAAGTGAACCAAGCTGCGAACCCGAGGCCTTCGAGCTCCTAGTCCCCTGGTTGAGATTTCATCCTGGTACATTTCTCAACATCATTACCTTGCCTTGAACCCTTGCTGCTTGCTTCTGTGGATGGAAAATGTCCTTTTAGTTGGTATTTGGAGACATCTAGTGAAAGAGAATGTGAAAGAAAAGTTCCATTCTGCTGAGATGTGATAGTTAAAATGATTAGAGTTTGCAGATAGGATCTGTGGACTTGGATCTGAAATTGTGGAAGGTAATTCAAATTaggagaatggagaaaataaatatttgcatttttgttttaatcttactCGTGGGTTTTTTTACTCCCCAAACaccaaggtatttttaaaaaggaatgaaaagagctGCTCCAGGTATTTTGAAAGGATGCTATTTCTAATACATAAACAAGTTAATATGTCTGAGTAGAATCTTTAAAAGCACGTTTATGGATAAAGATCAGTCGGTCATTTGGTGTCTGGTTCTCTTAACAGATTCCATGTGCATCATCTAGTCCTGTTGAAGTTCTAAAGTGCTTATAAAACTGAGAGCACCCTACAGCTCTGCAGTTAGTGCTGGTGTTTGATCCTTTCCAAATTaaatatatgcagattttcagaGTGGCTATGTGAAGCTAAGTACCACCTAACATATGTTCTGCAATATGAAAAGTATTTCTGTAAGTTAGTGGACTCTATAAGATAGTTGAATGCTTTATCTTTACCAGAGCTGCTCATTTCTTTTACACTATGTCTACCAAGGGCAGTTTATATAAAGATAATATCTTCTAAGTATGACCAATGAGatataaaaaggatgaaaagaaagagTCTTGGATGACTTCAGagttgaaaaaagaataatatttaaaattttaagtttatatgtacttaacaataaatatataaaataaagtgaaactgGACTGAATTACAAAGCAAAAAGTATAGTCAGGTTACTTTAATAAGCCTTTCTCAGtgatttttaagataaaagaaaaatcaataaggatataGAAAATGGACTAACATGATTAATAAACTTGACCTAATGaatatacacagaacataaacaaaattagaatgtacatttttttgAAAGCAAACATGGCACCGTCCCCAAATCAACTGCATACTTACCTGTAAAGCaactctcaacaaattttaaagattgaaaTCATTCAGCACATGTTTTTTGACCATTATgcaattaagctagaaatcaataaagaatTATAACAAATTCATATAAACCCTAGTCAGAGAAGGAGTCATAATgataatgagaatatattttgagCTGAACAATAAAATACAATAGCAATGactgtgggatgcagctaaaacaGGACTTAGAGGAAGATTTATAGCCCAAAGTATATTAGAAAAGAGGCTAAAAAGTCTTTAGCTAAAGATCCCTTTTCaagaagtcagaaaaagagaacaaaattaaagaaagtaaaatgacagaaataatacTAAGAGCaggaatgaatgaaatgggaAACAAAAGTAATGTGCCAGAGACCATCTGTATTGGTACAGGAGAGAAAATTATGCATACCTCTCCCCTACTCCATGGCCACTAACATCAAATTAGTGGCTTGAAATTGTCCATGATGATAGTATTCACTCCAAGGAAATCAACAAACAggctggtgttttgttttgttatgttcgGAGCCAATCTACTAGCAGAGCAATGCatacaatggattaaaaaaatccaaaagttgattctttttttagaaaacactaataaaattgacaaatatctGTTAGTATTGAACAATACAAGGAGAGATGTTAACCTATATCAGTAATGAAAACTATAGACATCAAAAAAGTTAGGACATCTTATGAACAatttaatgcaaataaaatttagGTAAATGCACAAATTTCCAGAAAAACACAACTGGCTGACTCAAGAATAGAAAAGAGGAGTCTTCCTAAGCCATAATTTAAATCAGTAGTAAAGAATCTTCACATGCAAATTCCAGGTCCACGGCTCCACCACTAAGTTCCTTTAAACTTCGAAATAATTCCATCCTTATGTATGATGCTGCCATAACTTCTGTACTAATTACAAAATCCCCATACTTCTGAAACACCAAACTCTTTGGAACTCATTAGGTGAAAAATGTGATTTAGTGACATGAAGCTCCTTCTagtcattatttatatattacttaGGTGACTACATGTGTTTTGCTGCAGAAATAGTAATGTTTGAATATTGCTTTTTGAGTAGAGGTGCTCTTCCAGTTCTTGTTGAAAGTGTTACATAAATATGCTGTATGTGTTCCCTAGTACTTTTCCAACGTCCAAAAAAGTCTGTATTCCAAAACATATCTGGCTCcaagaatttcagataaaatgcGTGGACCTACGGAAGAATGTTTCATGACTTTGGGGtcaagaagaattttttttttttagccataaagaaaaagatcaatgaaTTCGACTACGTTAAAATTAAGGACAAACAATACCATAAAGTGagtggaaaagacaaaaccacaATGTGGGAGAAGTTTGTAAAACAAAGAATTGGTacccaggatatataaagaacacttaacgaatcaataagagaaaatgtagtttttaaaataggcaaaaggcTTAAATAGGCACAGCaccaaagaggaaatacaaatgagCAATGTAAGAAAATACCTACATCCACGTTAGTAACCACAGACATGAACATTCAGATCGCAGTGCACACTGTTAGACACCAGCCAGACCCAAGAATAATTAAAAAGTCCGACAGTAATGAAAAGATACAGAAGGACGGAGagaattcaagcagactccctgctgaacatggagcctgacatggggtggatcccatgaccctaagatcatgacctaagtggaaaccaagagtctgatgctcaaccatctgagccacccaggcgcctctatttgTCACAATTGTTAAACAAATAGAGTAGTTGTTTAGTCTGGAAAAGGTCATCTTCAGTACACAGAAAGGTAAAAATGATCATACAGACCATTTATAAGGTGATTACTAAATTTTTAACAGATTTAACATTTTATGTACTCTTCTAAGTCAAAACTCAATAGTTGTCCATGCGGTCACCCATACAATTAAGCACTTCCTAGTGGTCAGCGGTACACCTAAGGCGCAGACAGTGAAGAATTACTGAAGAGGTTTGAAACAGAGCGATAATGGTCCCCACCCTTACCTCCAGGGAGGTCCGGGGTGCACCAACTGAGAAACACGGATGTATCCAACAGCACAAAAACAACCAAGGAAAGGGAAATTCTGAGATGTCGATGAGgcaaacaaacccaaaataaTGCAGAATAAGAACCGCAAAGGCCAGATTCCCCCTCTAAAATCTGGAAGGCTGTGGGCAAGTAAAAGAAAGTGGTGCCACAAAAGGATTTCAAATGTGTCGTCTTGACACAAAGGGAGTGTAGTCTCCCAGCCTgtctggaggagaggggaggcggGGAGAAGTCAGTGTGAACAGGTGGGAAGAGTGCTGTGCTGGCCCCGCCGCCCAGAGGAAACTTCCTGTGGGTGGATGTCTAGTCTGAACAGAGCAGATCGCCAAACCACTGCGGGCCGGGCTGGACAGACCCAGGAGCACCGCACGTAGGTGTTTTTCTGTTGCTGCCCACAGACTTTTATTTATAATCTGTACTGTTTTACAAAACAGTGCCTAGGAACCCCCTGACACTTGGTCACTGACGCCTACGCGGGGACCAAAACAGGAGAAAGATCCCCTGGCTTCAGCGTTGGCTGTAGGGATCCTTCCGAATTTCCTTTAGAGCTCGGTGGGAGCTCCTGGTCTTTTTCCTCCCGTGAACTGTAGTTATGCTCCAAGGGGCtgtcttcctgccttctttctttttttcttctcttgcattttataattatgatctcatttcatcttaATAACAACCCACTGAAGCAGGCGCTCTATTCTCCGCATTTTATAGAGCTGCATTATCCAACAGAAGTATAAGGCAAGCTATACATGTAATTTTACAGTTTCTGGTAGCTACATTAACAAAGTACAGCTTGGGTGAAACTAACTGTACTAATATATTTCCTTTAAcccaatatatttaaaatattatcattggggcgcctgcgtgtctcagtgggttgggcgtctgccttcggctcgggtcatgatcccggggtcctgggatggagccccgcatcgggctcgctgctctgcgggaagcctgcttctccctctgcctgccactccccctacttgtgctctctttctctctctgacaaataaataaaatctttaaaataaaaaaaccccacatcttAACTTGGACTAGTCACATTTCACGTGCTAAATAGCCACACGCGGCTAGCAGCTCCTCTACTGGACAGCACAGGGACAGGCGACAGACGTAAACTGTACGACGCACATTAAGGATATGGCAGAGTGGAGACTCCGGCTCAGACCTCATCAGAAGGTTGTGCTCCTAACCTGTACCCTAAATGAGGGAAGAACCTTCCAGGCAGAGCAGGAGGTGATAGAAATGTCCAGAGTTAGGGCGCAGCAGGTCTCTTAAAACCATAAATGGCTGACTTTGGTTGAGACCTAGGATGTGGGCATCCCCTCTATCACTGCAGCCTACTGTTCTGTGGTTGGAAACaatctcaactcttttttttccccctctaaattCTGACTCTTTTGTTCCCCTCACTCACATAGGGGCAGACATCTGTTTGGCCCCTGCCACCAGGTTGCTGCCAACCCCCGCGGGACCCCAGGTCTTGGGTAATGGATCCTGTGCGGTTTGAGCTCCATGTTTTCTCTCCCACCTACCCCACCCTGCAGCCTGCATCCTGTGGCTCCATTCCCTGAGAACAAACAACAAACAGCTACGTGGTCTCTGGGCCTCCCTTTcgggaggctgggggaggtcTCTGTGATCCgacccccagcctccctggccaGGCTGACTCCTCTCTGCTCTTTCAGTCAGGCCCTCATGGCCCTGGCTATACTATTTCTTACCTCTGCCTCACCCTGatgcccttctcctccctgctcagcagccaATCCCATACCCTCTGCCAGACTTAGCTGACCGAGATCCCTCCAGAAGCCTCAGGGATTGGAGGCCACATTCATTTTGTGCTTTCCTCTCAGAGCTGTTAATTAACCCTCTCCACTCATTTCACATCCGTATTGATCCTCTCAGATCTACCAAGAGCTGGGGTTGATAATTTCCCAATTATTTCCCATAGTACAGAGACATGGAAGACGCCTAGGAACCCACCTGACACTTGCAtgaaagacaggaaacaagtaGTGAAAAGAGGAATTGCATTGTTTAATACAGAACATCTTTCATTTGACCCACAAATGCTTACTGAGTGTCTTTGGTACCGAGCCTG from Neomonachus schauinslandi chromosome 6, ASM220157v2, whole genome shotgun sequence includes:
- the LOC110586026 gene encoding cytochrome c oxidase assembly factor 6 homolog isoform X1, which translates into the protein MDFSCVVKIPSLSPLGMAAPSMKERQACWGARDEYWKCLDENTEDASQCKKLRSSFESSCPQQWIKYFDKRRDYLKFKEKFEAGQFQPSKTTAKS
- the LOC110586026 gene encoding cytochrome c oxidase assembly factor 6 homolog isoform X2, translated to MAAPSMKERQACWGARDEYWKCLDENTEDASQCKKLRSSFESSCPQQWIKYFDKRRDYLKFKEKFEAGQFQPSKTTAKS